The genomic segment CACGAGCACGCGCGCCCCCGCGCGCAACGCCACCTTGGCCTGCCATAGCCCGGTGGCGTGGACAATCAGTGGCACGCCCGCCGACCGCGCCTCGGCCCCGGCAAGCTGCACCAGCACCTTCCAGCGCGCGGTATCGGGCGCGGCTCGCCCCGCGAGGAACCAGATCTTAATGGCGTCCGTGCGGTTGGCCAGCAGGTAACTGGCGCCATCCCTCACCGCAGCCGAATCGGCCATGTAAAGGAACTGGCGCTCGCCCGGCACGTTCACCCAGTGGTCGCGGGTCGAGAGGAGCGGGCCGGCCGCGGCAACATGGGGCGCAGCCGTGCTCTGCTCCGCCGCTTCGCGCAGCCGCCAGGTCCAGGGGTAGCCGCCCACGTCGAAAGTAGCCGTGACGCCGGAGCACAGGTAGGCGCGGTAGAAGCGCTCCGGCCAGGCCTTCAAGGCCGCGACCGTGGCCGGGTAGGGGAACCGGTCGCGCACGTCCAGCGCATCCGGCCGGCCGTCCGCCCACCCGGTCTGCGAGTAGTGCACATGGGCGTCGACCAGGCCGGGGATGATCCACTTGCCCCGGGCAGGGACCCGCTCGACGTCACTGCCCATCGCGCAGGCGCTGCGTGGCCCGGCGCACTCGAGGCGCCCGTCTCGCATCACGACCACGGCATCCGGAACAGGCGCCGCGCCCGTGCCGTCCAGCAGCGTGGCGCCCACCAGTGCGAAGGGTGGGGGCGGCGCCTCCGCGGGCGCGGGGAAGGCAGTGGTGGCGGCGACCTTCCACCCCTGCGGCGTGCGCACGAAGACCCGCTCGCTCACGCCCCTGCTGGATACTCCTCGCTGCACGACCCGGTAGCGGTAGGCGCCGTAGACCGCGCCCTGCGTGAGGCGCGTGACCTCGAAATGGCTGGCCACCAGCGTATCGGGCCAGGTAGTGTCCCGCGGCGCGGCCAGCGCCTCGAACCCGTATTGCAGTCCTGCCGGCCCGCCGCGGACCAGCCGCGGCGACTGCAGGTAGTGCGAGAGGTAGCGCGCCCGGTCGCGGTCATGGATCGCGGCGATGTTGCTGCGGAACGCGGCCAGCGCCTCCGTCGAGTCGGCCGTGCGGCTGGCCGCGGCGCCTGCCGCCCGCCCGGCGGGCGGCTGCGCGTCCGGGCCGCCCGTGCCGCGCGGGACACAAGCGGCGAGCAGCCCAGCCAGGCAGGCAAGAGGGACGACCACGCT from the Gemmatimonadota bacterium genome contains:
- a CDS encoding DUF3225 domain-containing protein, giving the protein MRNLGWSVVVPLACLAGLLAACVPRGTGGPDAQPPAGRAAGAAASRTADSTEALAAFRSNIAAIHDRDRARYLSHYLQSPRLVRGGPAGLQYGFEALAAPRDTTWPDTLVASHFEVTRLTQGAVYGAYRYRVVQRGVSSRGVSERVFVRTPQGWKVAATTAFPAPAEAPPPPFALVGATLLDGTGAAPVPDAVVVMRDGRLECAGPRSACAMGSDVERVPARGKWIIPGLVDAHVHYSQTGWADGRPDALDVRDRFPYPATVAALKAWPERFYRAYLCSGVTATFDVGGYPWTWRLREAAEQSTAAPHVAAAGPLLSTRDHWVNVPGERQFLYMADSAAVRDGASYLLANRTDAIKIWFLAGRAAPDTARWKVLVQLAGAEARSAGVPLIVHATGLWQAKVALRAGARVLVHSVYEEPVDEEFLRLAREADVVYTPTLVVTEGYEQLRARRFQAEGYELWCVDPETRAKAFLTDSLPGRPPPDELARRAAAAGERQRVMRENLRRVHAAGVAVAAGTDAGNPLTLHGPAIYLELEALQEAGLSPMQVLVAATRNGARAMGGLERFGTLEPGKDADLVVLDADPLEDIRNLRRVALVVRRGEIWTRRELEFR